In a genomic window of Scyliorhinus torazame isolate Kashiwa2021f chromosome 5, sScyTor2.1, whole genome shotgun sequence:
- the LOC140420707 gene encoding uncharacterized protein — protein sequence MEKPWKCGDCGKGFRAPSKLEAHRRIHSGERPFTCSQCGKGFIQLSNLQRHQRGNTGEKPFTCSQFGKRFTQLSSLNSHHRVHTGVTPFTCSECGKRFTRLSSLKSHQRVHTGERPFTCSQCGKRFTHLSSMRRHQRVHTGERPFTCSQCGKGFTHLFNLQTHHRLHTGERPFTCSDCGKEFSRLSHLQTDQRIHTGEKPFSCSQCGKRFNDSSALRKHQRVHTGERLFTCSVCGWGFTQLSILQTHQQVHTGERPFTCSGCGQKFSRLSSLQRHQRVHTGEKLFTCSQCGKEFTRLSSLQTHQRVHTGERLFTCSDCGKGFTQLSTLRVHEQVHTGERPFTCSVCGKGFSQSSDLLRHQRVHK from the coding sequence atggagaaaccgtggaaatgtggggactgtgggaagggattcagggccccaTCAAAGCTCGAAGCTCATAGacgcattcacagtggggagaggccgttcacctgctctcagtgtggaaagggattcattcagttatccaacctgcagagacatcagcggggtaacactggggagaaaCCTTTTACCTGTTCTCAgtttgggaagagattcactcagttatccagcctgaactcacaccatcgagttcacactggggtgacgccattcacctgctctgagtgtgggaaaagattcactcggttatccagcctgaagtcacaccagcgagttcacactggggagaggccattcacctgctctcagtgtgggaagagattcactcacttatccagcatgcggagacatcagcgagttcacactggtgagaggccattcacctgctctcagtgtgggaagggattcactcacttattcaatctgcagacacaccaccgacttcacaccggggagaggccattcacctgctctgactgtggaaaggAATTCTCTCGACTATCCCACCTGCAAAcagaccagcgaattcacactggggaaaagccatttagttgctctcaatgtgggaaacgaTTCAATGATTCATCCgcactgcggaaacatcagcgagttcacactggggagaggctgttcacctgctctgtgtgtgggtggggattcactcagttatccatcctgcagacacaccagcaagtacacactggggagaggccattcacctgctctggctGTGGGCAGAAATtctctcggttatccagcctgcagagacaccagcgagttcacactggggagaagctattcacctgctctcagtgtgggaaggaattcactcggttatccagcctgcagacacaccagagagttcacactggggagaggctgttcacctgctctgactgtgggaagggatttactcagttatccacacTGCGAGTACACGagcaagttcacactggagagaggcccttcacctgctcagtgtgtgggaaaggattcagtcagtcatcagacctgctgagacaccagcgagttcacaagtga